Proteins encoded in a region of the Phaenicophaeus curvirostris isolate KB17595 chromosome 1, BPBGC_Pcur_1.0, whole genome shotgun sequence genome:
- the STOML3 gene encoding stomatin-like protein 3 has protein sequence MDPQGETPKKNNTEHLVADRREGIGVCGWILVSLSFLLVLITFPISIWACIKVIREYERAVVFRLGRILSKQAKGPGLILILPCTDTFIKVDLRTVTCNIPPQEILTKDAVTTQVDGVVYYRIHSAISAVANVTDVHSATFLLAQATLRKILGTQSLAQLLAGREEIARSVKAILDDATEHWGIKVARVEIKDIRIPVAMQRAMAAEAEAARDARAKVVAAEGEMNASKTLKQASIVLAESPAGLQLRYLQALTTLAAENNSTIVFPLPINMLESLGQKNKGG, from the exons ATGGATCCCCAGGGAGAGACACCCAAGAAAAACAACACGGAGCATCTAGTCG ctgacAGGCGGGAAGGGATTGGTGTTTGTGGCTGGATCCTggtttccctttctttcctcctggtACTTATTACCTTCCCTATTTCTATCTGGGCATGTATCAAG gtTATCAGGGAATATGAACGTGCTGTTGTATTTCGGCTGGGACGCATACTGTCTAAGCAAGCAAAGGGACCAG gtttgaTCCTCATACTTCCATGTACAGATACATTTATCAAGGTTGATCTTAGAACTGTTACCTGTAACATTCCTCCACAAGAG ATTCTCACAAAAGATGCTGTCACTACTCAAGTCGATGGTGTGGTGTACTACAGGATCCACAGTGCTATCAGTGCCGTTGCTAACGTCACTGATGTCCACTCAGCTACCTTCCTCTTGGCACAGGCGACCCTGAGAAAAATTCTGGGTACACAGAGCTTGGCCCAGCTCCTTGCAGGTCGGGAGGAGATCGCACGCAGTGTCAAG GCTATCCTCGACGATGCTACAGAGCACTGGGGAATCAAAGTGGCCCGTGTGGAGATCAAAGATATTAGGATTCCTGTGGCCATGCAGAGGGCAATGGCAGCCGAAGCAGAGGCTGCTCGAGATGCAAGAGCTAAG GTTGTAGCAGCAGAGGGAGAAATGAATGCTTCTAAAACCCTCAAGCAGGCCTCCATAGTGCTGGCTGAATCTCCAGCAGGTCTTCAGCTGCGCTACCTGCAAGCGTTAACAACGTTGGCAGCAGAGAATAACTCCACCATTGTCTTCCCTCTCCCTATAAATATGCTTGAGAGTCTGGGTCAGAAAAATAAAGGGGGATAG